One genomic region from Candidatus Xiphinematobacter sp. encodes:
- the carB gene encoding carbamoyl-phosphate synthase large subunit, which produces MPKNISLKKILLIGSGPIVIGQGCEFDYSGVQACKALAEEGYAVVLINSNPATIMTDPEFAVRTYIEPITPEIVAMIIEREKVDAVLPTVGGQTALNVAIALAQDGTLQRFGVQLIGASATAIRKGEDRQVFKEIMLAIGLDVPVSGIAHNMEEALAIAGRIERFPLIIRPAFTLGGGGGGIANNYRQFKEIVQQGLTLSPVSEILVEESLLGWKEFEMEVMRDCADNCVVVCSIENMDPMGVHTGDSITVAPIQTLTDKEYQSMRDASFSIMRAIGVETGGANIQFGVNPQTGRMVAIEMNPRVSRSSALASKATGFPIAKIAAKLAVGYSLDELKNDITRKTSACFEPAIDYVVTKIPRFTFEKFPMADSTLTTQMKSVGEVMAIGRTLKESLQKAIRSLEIGRLGLGSDGRDNPPLLGDGTPDLDVIKKRLQIPSAERIFFLRYALQTGFSEKHVSELSGIDPWFIRHIQQIVDEERSFQQNPTKIPLRRAKKMGFSDCQLAFLSGTSEMEIRNRRKAQGIVPTYRLVDTCAAEFAAHTPYYYSTYGDEDEIYPSSRKKVMILGSGPNRIGQGIEFDYCCVHAAFALREEGIETIMVNSNPETVSTDYDTSDKLYFEPLTLEDVLNVYERENCDAAIVQFGGQTPLNLATSLQAAGIPIVGTQPHSIEAAENRRYFAAMIDRLRLRRTIGGTAACEQEALAVAAHIGYPVLVRPSFVLGGRAMEIIHSEEDLRCYVRTAVPSFCVGPLLVDRFLEEATEVDIDCISDGSLCVVGGIMEHIEQAGIHSGDSACMIPSCSLSPTVLEHLKEATKAVARELNVVGLMNIQFAVKNGEAYVLEVNPRASRTIPFVSKAIGVPLAKLAAKVMVGRKLCELGFIKEVVPSHFSVKEAVFPFARFPGVDILLGPEMRSTGEVMGIDRDFGVAYAKAQISAQSALPSQGNVFISVRDIDKDAIALIALEFCRLNFRILSTHGTTAFLGSRGVQAECLVKLAEGYPNVLDRIQESKVHLIINTPSGRQPRKDEILIRMAAVAARIPVITTLRAAQASLEAIRAMRCAPISVRSIQEYHAASPPLFSEETSPYY; this is translated from the coding sequence TGCGGTGGTCCTTATTAATTCCAACCCGGCTACCATTATGACTGATCCAGAATTTGCGGTACGCACTTACATCGAGCCGATCACACCTGAGATAGTAGCAATGATTATAGAACGGGAAAAAGTAGATGCCGTTCTCCCTACTGTTGGGGGACAGACGGCTCTTAACGTCGCTATTGCTCTAGCGCAAGACGGCACCCTGCAACGTTTTGGGGTACAACTAATTGGTGCAAGCGCCACTGCAATCCGGAAAGGCGAAGACCGCCAGGTCTTCAAAGAAATAATGTTGGCCATTGGGTTGGATGTACCGGTCTCTGGTATAGCTCACAACATGGAAGAAGCACTTGCTATTGCAGGGCGCATTGAAAGATTTCCGCTTATTATCCGTCCGGCTTTTACCTTGGGAGGGGGAGGAGGAGGGATCGCTAATAACTATCGACAGTTTAAAGAGATTGTTCAACAAGGACTCACTCTTTCCCCAGTTTCGGAGATCCTCGTTGAGGAATCTCTGCTTGGTTGGAAGGAATTTGAAATGGAGGTAATGCGCGACTGCGCTGATAACTGTGTAGTAGTCTGCTCCATTGAAAATATGGATCCTATGGGTGTTCATACCGGCGACTCTATCACAGTAGCCCCTATTCAAACTCTTACAGATAAAGAATATCAGTCCATGCGGGATGCTTCGTTTTCAATCATGAGGGCCATTGGTGTGGAAACCGGTGGTGCTAACATCCAGTTTGGAGTTAATCCACAGACTGGACGTATGGTGGCCATTGAGATGAATCCTCGCGTTTCACGTTCTTCAGCACTGGCATCTAAAGCGACAGGTTTCCCCATTGCTAAAATTGCTGCCAAGCTCGCCGTTGGGTATAGTCTAGATGAGCTCAAGAACGATATTACACGGAAGACGTCGGCCTGCTTTGAACCAGCAATTGATTATGTGGTTACCAAGATCCCACGGTTCACTTTTGAAAAGTTTCCCATGGCGGACTCAACTTTGACTACGCAAATGAAGAGTGTGGGAGAAGTGATGGCTATCGGCCGTACCCTAAAAGAGTCGCTGCAAAAGGCCATTCGATCCCTAGAGATTGGTAGACTTGGTCTAGGAAGTGATGGTAGGGACAATCCCCCATTGTTGGGGGACGGAACCCCCGACCTGGATGTTATTAAAAAGCGACTACAAATTCCCAGTGCTGAGCGAATTTTCTTTCTACGATATGCTCTACAGACTGGGTTTAGCGAAAAGCACGTATCTGAATTATCTGGCATTGATCCCTGGTTTATTCGGCATATCCAGCAAATCGTGGACGAGGAGAGATCCTTTCAGCAAAACCCCACAAAGATCCCCCTCCGACGGGCAAAAAAGATGGGTTTTTCCGACTGCCAACTTGCCTTTCTTTCAGGCACCTCCGAGATGGAAATCCGCAATCGCCGCAAAGCCCAAGGTATTGTTCCAACTTATCGACTGGTGGATACTTGTGCGGCGGAATTCGCAGCCCACACACCCTACTACTATTCCACCTATGGTGATGAGGACGAAATTTATCCAAGCTCTCGAAAAAAAGTAATGATCCTTGGAAGTGGCCCTAACAGAATTGGGCAGGGGATTGAATTCGACTACTGTTGTGTCCACGCAGCTTTCGCTCTTAGAGAAGAGGGAATTGAGACTATCATGGTTAATTCTAACCCAGAAACTGTTTCCACTGACTACGATACGAGTGACAAGTTGTATTTTGAGCCGCTGACACTGGAAGACGTTCTCAATGTTTATGAAAGGGAAAACTGTGATGCCGCAATTGTCCAGTTTGGAGGTCAGACACCACTTAATCTGGCTACTTCCCTGCAGGCGGCAGGTATCCCTATTGTTGGAACGCAGCCCCATAGTATTGAAGCAGCAGAAAATCGTAGGTACTTCGCTGCAATGATCGATCGTTTGAGGTTGCGCAGAACAATTGGTGGAACGGCAGCTTGTGAGCAGGAAGCCTTAGCTGTAGCCGCGCACATTGGATATCCTGTGCTCGTTCGCCCCTCTTTTGTATTAGGTGGTCGCGCGATGGAGATTATACACTCTGAGGAAGACCTCCGTTGCTACGTTCGCACCGCTGTACCTTCTTTCTGTGTAGGACCACTCTTAGTAGACCGCTTTCTAGAGGAGGCCACCGAGGTGGATATAGATTGTATTAGCGATGGGAGTCTCTGCGTGGTGGGTGGTATTATGGAACACATCGAGCAAGCTGGGATTCATAGCGGCGATAGCGCCTGTATGATTCCCTCCTGTTCGCTTTCACCAACAGTTTTAGAGCACCTTAAGGAAGCCACCAAGGCTGTTGCACGCGAGCTTAACGTTGTCGGCCTTATGAACATCCAATTTGCTGTGAAGAATGGGGAGGCGTACGTACTGGAAGTAAACCCTAGAGCTTCCCGCACCATTCCATTTGTTAGTAAGGCTATTGGGGTGCCGCTAGCAAAACTTGCAGCCAAGGTCATGGTTGGTCGTAAGCTCTGCGAGTTAGGCTTTATTAAGGAAGTTGTTCCATCGCACTTTTCCGTAAAAGAAGCGGTATTTCCCTTCGCGCGATTTCCAGGAGTCGACATCCTTCTAGGACCAGAGATGCGATCCACCGGGGAGGTGATGGGGATTGATCGAGATTTCGGGGTGGCATACGCTAAGGCTCAAATCTCGGCTCAGTCGGCCCTTCCTTCTCAGGGCAACGTCTTCATTAGTGTAAGGGACATAGATAAAGACGCTATTGCTCTTATTGCGCTGGAATTTTGTCGCCTAAATTTCCGAATTCTCTCAACCCACGGCACGACGGCATTTCTTGGGTCCCGTGGAGTCCAAGCCGAGTGTCTTGTAAAGCTGGCCGAGGGCTATCCAAATGTCTTAGATAGGATCCAAGAATCGAAGGTTCATTTGATCATTAATACACCCAGTGGTCGGCAGCCTAGGAAGGACGAAATTCTCATCCGCATGGCAGCCGTCGCTGCTCGCATACCAGTTATTACTACCCTGCGTGCTGCACAGGCTAGTTTAGAAGCCATCCGTGCTATGCGTTGTGCTCCTATTTCAGTGCGGAGCATCCAGGAATATCATGCTGCTTCACCACCTCTCTTCTCCGAAGAGACATCCCCTTACTATTAA
- a CDS encoding ABC transporter ATP-binding protein, whose translation MNRNHLLEVRNCALRFGGLHAVASISFRVKEGELLGLIGPNGAGKSSVFNLVTGIYSPTSGEILFEGEVCSGLRASKITAMGMARTFQNVRLFRSLSVLENVVVAFNLHLSHSWLHAITRGAKFLKEEAEVQQKALELLKIFGLERAGERLAITLPYGSQRRLEIVRAMATQPKLLLLDEPAAGMNTVEKEELMQLIRFVQERFGIAVLLVEHDMPLVMGICRRILVMEQGKLLAEGTPEDIQSNPTVIEAYLGRPLPPGK comes from the coding sequence ATGAATAGAAATCATCTTCTAGAGGTTCGCAATTGTGCACTTCGTTTCGGAGGGTTACATGCCGTGGCGAGTATATCTTTTCGGGTAAAAGAAGGGGAGCTCTTAGGATTGATTGGTCCCAACGGCGCAGGGAAAAGCAGCGTATTTAATCTAGTGACCGGCATTTATTCTCCTACTTCAGGGGAAATTCTTTTTGAAGGGGAGGTTTGTTCTGGGCTACGCGCTAGCAAAATAACCGCGATGGGAATGGCGCGTACTTTTCAAAATGTACGTCTATTCCGTTCGCTCTCTGTGCTTGAGAATGTGGTAGTGGCGTTTAATTTGCACCTGAGTCATAGCTGGTTACACGCAATTACCCGTGGGGCTAAATTCCTAAAAGAAGAGGCTGAAGTGCAGCAGAAAGCCCTAGAATTGCTGAAAATTTTTGGGCTAGAACGAGCGGGGGAACGTCTTGCCATCACGCTTCCCTATGGGTCACAGAGGAGATTAGAAATTGTACGTGCTATGGCTACACAGCCAAAGCTCCTCTTGCTGGATGAACCTGCTGCAGGGATGAATACAGTTGAAAAGGAGGAGCTCATGCAGCTTATCCGTTTTGTTCAGGAACGTTTTGGAATTGCCGTTCTTCTAGTAGAGCATGACATGCCTCTTGTCATGGGGATTTGTCGGAGAATCCTAGTGATGGAACAAGGTAAATTGCTAGCCGAGGGGACTCCCGAAGACATTCAATCTAATCCCACGGTAATTGAAGCATACCTTGGGCGTCCCTTGCCACCTGGCAAGTAG
- a CDS encoding branched-chain amino acid ABC transporter permease — protein sequence MILGFIKLYSRFALFVTIGIGWALSYFSDQLLDPYYVQVLTLAAIYATLAVSLNLVMGETGQFSLCHAAFMAVGAYTSASITSYGLPSWFPDTQFTGTSFWSQVTFFPVLFASGLAAGLAGWIVGVPSLRLQGDYLALVTLGFGEIIRVVLQNTEAVGGARGMEAVVPATNLFWSIGTAAIVVYFSFSLVRSTYGKGFHAVRDDELAAESMGVNTTAYKVTAFVWGAFFSGIAGALYAHSVEFISPDGFTYLKSIEILVMVVLGGMGQIGGVTLAAIFLTLLNEWLRQLGSYRMVAYSLMIILLMILRPQGLLGGIGKCFEQGAFRRRRT from the coding sequence ATGATTTTAGGGTTTATCAAACTTTACTCACGCTTCGCGTTGTTTGTGACCATTGGCATTGGCTGGGCACTGTCCTACTTTTCTGATCAATTGCTCGACCCTTATTATGTTCAGGTCCTCACACTTGCTGCCATCTATGCCACGTTAGCTGTTAGCCTAAATCTAGTGATGGGAGAAACTGGTCAGTTCTCTCTGTGCCATGCGGCTTTTATGGCAGTTGGCGCCTATACTTCAGCTTCTATTACCTCTTACGGTCTCCCCTCCTGGTTTCCAGACACGCAATTCACTGGGACTTCTTTCTGGTCACAGGTGACGTTTTTTCCCGTGTTGTTTGCAAGTGGATTGGCCGCTGGCTTGGCGGGATGGATTGTTGGTGTCCCCTCTCTACGCCTGCAGGGAGATTATTTGGCCTTGGTGACGCTTGGATTTGGGGAAATCATCCGAGTGGTTCTACAGAATACGGAAGCAGTGGGGGGAGCACGTGGGATGGAGGCAGTCGTTCCAGCAACCAATCTCTTTTGGAGTATTGGTACAGCGGCAATTGTCGTTTATTTTTCCTTTTCTCTGGTTCGTTCCACCTATGGAAAAGGTTTTCACGCCGTACGGGATGATGAACTTGCAGCGGAAAGCATGGGTGTAAATACCACAGCTTATAAAGTTACAGCGTTCGTGTGGGGGGCCTTTTTTTCCGGGATAGCTGGAGCGCTCTACGCACACAGTGTCGAGTTTATCAGTCCGGATGGTTTTACATACCTGAAATCAATCGAAATTCTGGTTATGGTAGTGCTAGGTGGGATGGGTCAGATAGGCGGTGTTACCCTTGCAGCAATCTTTCTCACTTTGCTCAATGAATGGCTCCGACAGCTGGGGAGTTATCGAATGGTAGCCTACTCTCTTATGATTATTCTTCTTATGATCTTACGTCCGCAGGGGTTGCTAGGGGGGATAGGGAAATGTTTTGAGCAAGGGGCCTTTCGCAGGAGAAGAACATGA
- a CDS encoding ABC transporter ATP-binding protein has product MLIAENLSVFYGSVQALHGVSFEVPEGKIVTLIGANGAGKSTVLRTISGLNRLTAGSVQFDGEDISSLPPYLIVDRGLSHVPEGRMIFSNLSVRENLKVGAYRRKNHCTLPADQDYVFSIFPHIAERLDQQAGTLSGGEQQMLAIGRAIMSGARMLMLDEPSLGIAPILVETIFQRLIELNERRGTTILLVEQNANLALQVSHLACVLESGKLALSGRSAELRKNAQVRKAYLGH; this is encoded by the coding sequence ATGCTTATAGCGGAAAATCTTAGTGTGTTTTATGGTTCAGTACAGGCCCTTCACGGAGTCTCTTTTGAAGTCCCAGAAGGGAAAATTGTCACGCTAATTGGCGCAAATGGCGCGGGAAAATCTACTGTGCTACGCACCATATCTGGATTGAATCGACTGACAGCCGGGAGTGTTCAATTTGATGGGGAGGACATTTCAAGTTTGCCCCCTTACTTAATAGTAGATAGGGGGCTTTCCCATGTACCAGAGGGGAGGATGATATTTTCAAATCTTTCTGTCCGAGAAAATTTAAAAGTGGGAGCCTACCGAAGAAAAAACCACTGTACATTGCCTGCAGATCAAGATTACGTCTTTTCAATCTTCCCCCATATCGCAGAGCGCCTCGATCAACAGGCAGGAACCCTCTCCGGTGGGGAACAGCAAATGCTAGCCATTGGCAGAGCGATTATGAGTGGAGCAAGGATGTTAATGCTTGATGAGCCCTCATTAGGCATTGCCCCGATCCTTGTAGAAACTATTTTTCAGCGGCTAATTGAACTTAATGAACGTCGGGGCACGACGATTCTTCTTGTCGAGCAGAACGCGAATCTTGCACTGCAAGTCAGCCATCTTGCCTGTGTGCTGGAATCTGGCAAATTGGCTCTCAGTGGAAGGAGTGCGGAATTACGCAAGAATGCTCAGGTTCGAAAGGCCTACCTTGGACACTAA